The DNA segment agaacggcaacccaaacaaagaacacagacaaagacttccctccacagagatttgaaattatcttgtcccttgattggtcctctggtcaggtattcatcaggttactgagcttgttaaccctttacaggtaaaagagaccttaacccttaactagcTGTTTATGACACCTATCTTTTAATCACTTATTTATCCaggaaaggaccttccctcttatcccatgacagtttactttgcttaagagttcTGCTTTCAGTCTTCCCTAGGCAGGATATCCATATTATACTACATAGCTGGTGTCACTAGAACATGTGTTCCTGCTCAGATAGTTCAACAGCAGAATAATTGATGTTTTCCAAAAGAGATCACTTCCCCAGATGACATCACCTTTTGCTTCTGCCATAGAATATTCTGCATCTCATTTGCTGTCCATTTTTTCCATCTGCCACAAAGGGTAAAGAACAAGCTCAGAACCTACCTGCAGTGCCATTAACAAAGGCTCCAAGGATCAGCTTGTATTTCTCAGTCTCCCCTGCAATTTTGAATGAGCCGAAGGTAGCAAATTGATACTTGTTGTCAAAATCTCTGAGATCAACACGAAGCTCATTGGTTCCTTTAGAAAACAATTTGAAAGCAAAATTCAGCAATttagcggggagggatagctcagtggtttgagcattggcctgctaaacccagggttgagagttaaatccttaagggggccatttagggatttagggattggtcctgctttgagcagggggttggactagatgatctcttgaggtcccttccaaccctaataatctatgattctatgaatttccATCCAGTCTGTAGCATTCCTCATTGCTGTACTGTGGGCGAACCACCCGAGGACAAAATGCTGCTCCATGAATCATGACTGGAGCCAGCCCAGCTACCACAGCATTATTGGTTTCAAAAGCTTTGTGTGGCAGGGCTGTAAGGAACAGGAAGGGGTGTCTGGAGCTGAAGTGTTACCTCTACCAATAGTACAACTCTATACCCTGTAACCATGGTTAAAGTGTGGGAACAAAGCTTGGTGGAAAAGGTTGCAGTTAGGAAAAGAATGCATCAGTGATGTCTTTACCAAGGGATGTTAGCAGGTGAATATTGTCATTCCCCAGCCAGAATTCTGACAGCCGACTGCCAAAACCTCTCTTGTACGAACTCCAGTCACGGTAAAAATCCACAGAACCATCCACCCGTCTCTGGAACACCTGCAGGGAAACAGGAGGTTCTTAGCTGGGAAATCCCACATTGATTTCCATCCTACTAGAGCAGGAGACCAGAAACTCTGAGACTGTAAATCATTGGATGAAATTTAACGGGGTCAGATCTATTTCAGCCTCAGATGACTATCGCTGATGGATGCTTGTCCCACAGGATCATATTGAATCTTGGCAGCAACAGCACTAGATTAAAGGCTCACATGGTCTGAAATCTACAGCACTGGGCTGGCAATCAGGAGGCCTGTGTTCTATACCCAGTTCTGCCACTTGGGCAAGTGACATCACCTCTGCTTTCTGTACAGCCCTTTATCTGCCTTGTCTATGAAGACAGTGAGCTGTAAGggacaggggctgtctctcaGTGTGTGTGTTCAGCACCCAGCAAAATGGGACCCTGAACTTCATCAGATTCTCTAGGCACGACTGGGATATAAATAAGCAGAATAATAAATTGGAAGGTTTAAATGTGAGGTACATACAGGGTTCAAACTCCTCAGCTCCCTAGAACGCTCTTTCCACTCATactcaggggctgcctgagcgaTAGAGCAGCTGAGGCACCAGGCCTGTGACAAGTGGAAGGAAGAAGGAATTCTGGTTCCAGAGTCTGGGCAGCTATTGAGGAGGCTCTGAGAGCTGGGTAGAGAATAGCCAGGAGAAGGGAAACCTGGTTAACTGTGTCAGACCAGTGACAAATGTCCCCTCAGATGGGGACTTTTTGACTCTAAAGCTCCGGGTTCCCTCCATGGAACAACCAAGATGTCTGGAGACTTTGACAAGAATTAGGAGGATTAGAAGGGCTCAGTGGTTTTGTTCAGATAACCATGTTGAGCCAACAGCTTCAGAGTTTCCATCTTCATTCTTTTCTCCTAGCTGCAACCCACTGGTTAAGGGCCACCTCCCATTCTTGGGACAGAAAGCTGTTTGTTGTTCAAGAAAAAATATCCAATGAGCTTCTTTATGCTCGGTTCTTACAATCCATCCTCCACCATCTGTGTCCATGTCACACAGCACGGTTATGGCGTTACAGTCATGGGGGTAGATGGTGTACCAGCCGCTCAGGATGTTCCCTCTGGCTAGCAGTTCCTTGCAGTTCTTTGCTCCTGGTTGAAAGAGGAATTGAAATGTATAAATTGGTTGTATAACTCTCCTTGGATTCATGGGCTGCTTTATGTTGTACTGAGGGCCAGATTGATTGCAGAATCAGGTAAATGGAAAACAGTCTTTGAACCACCATCTCCTCTCCTTTCGACTGTAGTGTTTGGGAAAtgggtagtatccctttaaatagtttgtgagccctctagtggTGCTCTCTGTGTTCCATCTTTAGAAACCTACCAGAGTAGCAGCGTAGGTACCTAGCTAggcttttcatgctctctgtggtTAGCAAACACAATTATTTAGACTTCACTGCACTAGTCTGGTTCATATTAAGTTTGTTTGAAAGAGGAAAAGAGGTAACAACTGCCCAAGCCCTGTGTTCTGTGTGAGAACAGCTCAACCTGCACAGACGATTGTCTCAAAGTGTCTTGAAAActtctgaaaactgaaatgtGCACAAAGATTTGTACTGGTGGAAGTGCCTGTGCAGCCATTTTGAAATCTCTGGTGAGTCAGAAGGGCTTCCAGTCATCATGTGACTTGGGTGAGCAATCACTGCAAGGGAATATCAAACACTTATAGGAATACTCACATCAAACAGATTGGAAGTGAACCCATTGGCTGAAATGTGTTTCCACAAAAGATTCACTGGCTACTTGCATaaatcattcattttaaaatacccAACCATCTGGTGGGTAAAAAAGGAAAAGGACAGAGTTGTCACAttagtcattttaaaatatttgtttatcaTTCCTGAGGGTTTGGCTGTCATGGCTGCGTTCCCTGGAAGGAATGAGATGATAGTTCAGTGGATATAAGAAATGCTCACCTTTCTGACACTGTATATTGTCCAGCTCTTCCTCTCCTGGACAGGAAAAGAAACAATGGAAGTGAAATCTGAACCAGAAAACTTTGTATAGTCTTTTAAACTGTACCAACAGTGATAGCTGGAATAGCAATGTACTAGAAAAGGCACTAGACAGGTTTGTACTTGTGCAAGACCAAGTGTTAACGGAATCACACCCATCTCTGATCTGCACTTCCTGTCTGGAATAAAAAGATGGCATTCATAACTAGCCAACACTGTTTTGTAACCCTCTCATGAGGTtcctacttgcatgagtaagaattggtccttgtagcagggtggaccctgctccggggttttaaggggttaaaagtggcctgacagagctgagctgattggggaagtggctgcagctgggggccacgccccaaactgaggagcagggccttataaaaggcagggaagctaggagcccagacagtctctcttctgccttcagagagagatgggcctagctgctgggaaagagagaccaggtacctgagtgcagcagggctggggaaggctgaggagccggggagctccagcctagaaagccccaggctgcggcctaggagtgggccgataggtactgtgggttgcagagggcggcccaggggtaggacaaagcagcaggtccaaaccctccttgccagggatgagttggctgagactgcagtctgcccagagtggggggctagacaatgactggcagtagccatacactgaggcaaggtagggatagagggtgagggttacctaaggaggggagacccagagagacgggggttattgccagggggcagcaccccagagaaaggggcaccgggtccagggagggacacgggggccagacgaacaggtggatcactggcctgcagagggcgctccggcgcTGGATGGAGCTAAttccatgagtcaccagcaggaggcgccgcaggggtgagtcccgcccTGTTACAGTCCTTAATAAACTAAATTAATTGCTGGTCAGTAAGTAGAAGCAATGCCCACAAAGTCAGGGGTGTTACACCTGCTTACACTAGCTGTGAATTTGAGTCAATATGTTATAAAAATCCCAAGTTAAATTAAGTAAACAGAAAAGGGGGCACCCCTTTAAACGAGCATTTAATCAGGATCCATTTCTTGTAATCcatactccccacccccagtatgTGAGGAGTATAAGGAGGGTAAGAGAAAGCAGCCTTCTCCAGGATATACATCTGGATCTACAGCTTTCACTTACATGCCAAATATTATCTCTAATACCAAAGGTCATCTGCTTGGAGTTATTGCAGATGttgcaactagggtgaccagatgtcctgattttatagggacagtcccaattttggggtctttttcttatataggctcctattacccccatcccaatttttcacatttgctgtctggtcaccctagttgcaaCACTGTATTGACTACCTGTTTTGTAGACAGAGCTATTTCTCTCTTCAGACATTCCAACACTTACAGGAATATTGGTGAGCTCGATACTGTGGGCATGGTAACTATTCAAGAGGGAAGATTCTTAAGCCACTCAAGTTCCAGCTCAGCAGAAATGAAACTGAAGTGATGTGCTCAATATGAAGGAAAGTGCAGAGGGTCTCACCAACTGTTCCAAGGGTTCCCGATGCTCCTTTATCTCCTAAAGGAAGAACTCAGAATAAAATCCTTGTTTTCCATAGAGATCATCTCCATAGTTTGAGCTCTCATTTCAACACCCACTTGGGGGTTAATTGTGCAGGGGGCTAGTTCAAGGTCTAGttcggcgggtagcaattgatttctcggagttcgatatatcgcatctcatctagtcgcgatatatcaaaccccgaacgtgctcctgtcgactccggaactccaccaacgcgaatggtggtacggagtcgacatggggagccgcggacgtcgatcccgcaccgtgaggacggtaagtaattcgatctaaggtacttcgacttcagctacgctattcacgtagctgaagttgcgtaccttagatcgaccccccccccagtgtagacctgcccttacacTCCAGACAATCTGTTAAAGTAGCCCACTAGTGGGACTTAAGTGATACATTTATCTTCTCTTGTCCTCTTCacgggctgaatttcacccttaggATATGTCAACACTGCAGCTGGGTGTATGCTTCCCAGCTCCTATGTAATGAGCGAGGATGTGTTAGCCTAGcacggtggttctcaaactatgggttgggaccccaaagtgggtcgcaaccctgttttttaatggggtcactggggctggggactggggcaaaagcctgagccccactacccggggctgaagctgaagcccaagggcttcagccctgggtggaggagccagggccgcccagagggggggcaaagggggcaatttgccccgggccccgggctctgcaggggcccccaagagaagagcggaggctcccgcctccgcccctctcctggagcctcagcgcatcaagcgccgagtctccggccgagcccctgagccccgccccgatccgagtgatgagggggcggggctgggagctccaacggggcctgagccccgccccactcagagcggcgtggggagggggcggggcagctgcctccgctcggcgtggagctcacagccccgccccctcaccacgcggctctgagcgggacggagctcaggccccgccggagacgcgctcggtaagaagccggggccggggggaagcgggaccagccaccgccgccgaagtgcagcccggtcttcggcggcggggggccccttctgttccgggacccgccgccgaagtgccccgaagacccgcggcggggaccccccccgccaccgaattaccgccgaagaccgggctgcgcttcggcggcgggtcccgcttcggcggtaattcgacggcggggggcccccgccgtgggtcttcggggcactttggcagcgggtcccggaacggaagggccccccgccgccgaagaccccggggcccccggaatcctctgggcggccctgggaggagctcaggttacaggcctcccACCCCGGGCGGTGGGGATCAGGCTTTGGTCCTCCTGCGCGGGGCTCTGGCTGGCTCAGGTTTCGATCACCCCTCCTGggattgtgtagtaatttttgttgtcagaaggtggTCGCCGTGCAATGAAGTTTAAGAACCGCTGGCCTAGTGTGGTTTGATTCCTGGAGTAATTTCCTGTGACTGCCAAGGACCTTGTGATATGTCAGACATTATAATTAGAGCTGTAGAAATGTTTTCAGCTAATATATTATTCaccaaaaaaatgcagtttcttgTTCGAAACAATTCACAAATTCAGCTCACATTTGGCAAACACGTACAGCCAAAGTAAGAAAACGACAAATCAGTTGGGAAATTTTCCCACTTATTCAAAAAGTTTTGCTTTGACATTATTAAAATGTtccaacttttcattttgaaacattttgtttagtcaTTTGGCtattaaacaaaaaccaaaaggagatttaaaaaacccacccaaaaccTGTTGGTTTGGGTCAAATGACACTTCTTGTTCAACCTGAACCAATTTTTTTCTTCAGCTTTTTCTTTCTGTGAGCAGCCAGAAGGGAAAATTGTACAGTGGGATGGGAGGAAATGTGGCTCCTGGTTCTTTTGTCACCACGAACAGCACCATAAAGTCCTCTGCAGTAAGAAGAATCATCTGAGGTCTCTCACCTTTCACTCCAGGGGCGCCAGCAGGACCTCTTTCTCctgattaaataaaaaataagataGTAAAGACTGATCAGAGATACCGAGATCTTGACAGTGGATCAGAACTGAAGTTCTGTTGCAATAATAAACCCTTTATTATCAAATATAGAGTGAAGGGAAGCTATGGTGGTTTTTTGAGCCCAGATATTAGAGGAATTGGTGTTTTATAACTAGCTCTAATTGaaatttgattaaaaacaaatttccTGTTCTTAGGTCACCTATAGAAAAAAACAGTTCTCTGCCCTTTGTTACTTTATCTTTTGGGCCAGTTTGTCCCGCCTTTCCAGGGATCCCCGGAGGTCCTCGTTCCCCTGCAAACACAGAAAACTGACTGAATAGTTTCCAAGGTAGCGTAAATACTGAATATATAatccccacccaccaccccaaCCTGGAATTACAATAACCCATCTGTGTCAAAATTCACATAATGTATCTGCATCTGGCTCGCTCAGTCCCTGATCTCACATCAGGATCCCCGAGCATGGACTCTTGCATGGAGGCCCATTGAAGTCGATGGGACATGCACATCTTGCTGCCAGGTGAAAACCAAAGCTCAGGGCCGTCCTTatccatacgcaaagtacgcagctgcacagggcaccaggaaacttggggcatcacatttcctggtgccctgagcCACTGcatactgctccagcccctgccctgcctcttccaacccctgctgttccccacccccactccaccccttccccaaagcccccaccttGCTCCTCCcgcaccccgcctcttcccgcccctaaggactgcagcagggccaggcctgcactcaccggtggtgggaagtgcagggaccccagccccagctgtgctgccggtgagtgctgggggcgtGGTTCCCCCTTATCCCCCAAGCCAGCCCtccccccacggaggcctgggtcCAGCCCCCCAACGCCCGTGGATGCCTGCCCCCCCCATGGAGGGGGCTACATAggaccccagaatagctagggatggccctgccaaAGCTGGTAAACAACCATTTTCTacaagcagggctggtgcaaccatttaggagacctaggcggttgcctagggcgctggcatttgggggggcgccattttcttcggcagagTCCACAgcagccggatctttggccgccccagtcgccgctggcatttaggcggagggagctgggcaggggagcagggggaggaccgtctgcagcaagtaaggcagcggggcggcacgcaggggaactccccgcccagctcacccctgccccgcctcctccccgagcacgccaaggccgcttcacttctcccgcctcccaggcttgcggcgcctaagctgattggcgctgcaagcctgggaggcaggagaagtgaagcggccacggcgtgctcggggtgctcgtgtgcggagcaggggtgagctggggtgggggggtgcctcagggcagagggtggggagctgccgcaagggggggtacctcgggggggggagcagccatcgggggggcgcctcagggaggaggggagaagctgcCGTGGGGGGTGGTGCCTCAGGCCGGGGGGCGCGAGGTGGGAGggcgcaagatggaagtttcgcctagggcacgaaacatccttgcaccggccctgtctacATGCTACCTGTGaggcatggctagaaagggttaaacatcctccaaaataaataaagacaTGTAGGGAgcaaatgtttgtgtttttgtctatttacatatgtatgagtagggtcgacagtgtaatcaacagtccctgtccatgctgtattctgataattcagaggtcaaaacaACATCCTATCAGTTCAATGAATTGTAAATATGGGATAGCTCTGAATATGAGacttggacattggactatgacctatgaactgaattctaaaggaactctttgcagctacaaagctcaccatctctgctgtgaatctgaacctcaatgaaTTGAACCCATGTCTGTATGTACATTGAttttttaaccatactctctctcttttgttttttaatacattttagtttagtttataagaattggctgtagtgtgtaagatctgaaacattcattaacctgggaggtgatgtgtccgatcctttggaaTTGATCATACCTTCTcttttctatgatgaaataagCTTTACAGAAATTGTCACCGTATTtgacgtgggtacctggatggaggcctgaggctggatcactttaagggaactgtgttgtttggacttctgagtaaccagtgaggtaataaagaagctggtttggtgaatctaggtattggaatatccaccagctttttagGGCTTGGCTGTGCCACTCTTTGCAAAAAGCaagaaagagtcctgtggcacctgatagactaacgcCACGGGACTCTggtgctttttacagatccagactaacacagcgacccctctgatacctgacaccattctttgcagttcaccctaattgagtgaccacagctggctcccacCAGGACCCCGGTCATGCTACCATTAAAAATTCCATGGCTcaaaataatcatcatcatttCTTCTTCTCTAGCCCCTCTCATCCGAAGTTCCCAGAGTGCTTTACACAGATCAATGAAAAGTGCCTCAGATAACCCCGGGAAGGTAAAGGACATTAtacagagggggaaattgaggctcagggagaggaagtgacttgcccaggatcacacagtGAGACAGTGACAGAGATGGGGAATGAACTAGAGGACTTGATTGCCAATCTGAGGCGCCAAAGAGAATGGACAATATTTCAAGCCTTGGTTATTCTGAAGTTCCAATCCATCACCAAAGGATACGGAGGATTCTATGAGTTGGGCAGCGTTTCCCCATATCAGAGTTTGTGGGGGAATCTCCAAAGTCTGAGCCTATTACATAAGTAACTCCCATTTACATCAGCACCATCCATGCCTGATTCGCTTTCAGTGCCTGGGAATGTACCTCTcattcctgcagctcctgggtctCCTTTGGCTCCTGCGGCACCAGGGAACCCAGGACAGCCTTGGAGAACGGCGAGTTTATCAGAACCGCTGAGTCCCACTATCCTCACCTCTGGGGAAAGAAATGAATCCATAAATAATATGTGTTAGTTTCTCATCATCTGAAACATTCTGCAGAAAACCAAGCAAATGAGAGCCTAGATAGTTCCTTAGTTTTCTTTTCTCTATTAGTGATAAATGCAacattttcttcagttttatGAATTTGAGAGACAATGCCCTAAAATTAAAGGGTTTGGGGTGATCATTACTCTTTGTTTCTGTTTTAGGTTTTAGtgaaaagttaaaagaaaaagacattacatttaagtgattttttaaaaaaacatgtgaGTTAATTTTGATGTACATACTGCCCTGCTGTGTTTGCAACCCAACCATTGCAGAATTATGCCAGTTCATGAGAACCTCTTAATTAAATTAACTAAAGAGAAACAAACTGTCtgaatggtgaagcactggaacaaattgcctagggaggttgtggaatctccatcattggggatttttaagagcaggttggacaaacacctctcaggggtgGTCTAGAATACTATGTCCTaacatgagtgcaggggactggactagatgacctctcaaggtcccttccagttctatgattctatgaaaagttaCATTGACTAGTCGGTTCTCATTGTGCAAACAGaatgaaatacagaaaaaaaaaagctgtcatTTAGTGAAGAAATTGTCCAAaagcaaattaatttaaaaaacagtggCTGCTACGAACACAggtaatgaatttttaaaaattgattttttttatcgtAACAGTGTCTCCCTGTGTTATGCACATTATTAGATTTTAAATTATTAACAGGGAGATTAGTGGAGAAAAATAGTAACACAGCCATCAACTCCATTGAGCTCCATTAATGTGGAAATTTTAGAGGCCAACAGAATGAGGAAAAAATTAATATTTCCTGTGACATAGGAACCCTGCCTCCTAATTTAGAACATTTGGGGATAAATCATAGGTagcaaatgattttttaaatgatcatgAATGTAAGGAAATGAAACTTAAAAGCAGTGCTGCTCTGAAATAATACATGAATTTATCCATAAGAGGGTGAATCCTGTATTCATTCCTTTTTCAGCAAAATACCCATTTCCTTCAAAGGGAGTTTGCCTGAATTAGGTCTGTACAAAATTGATTAAATCCTGCATAAGGATCATAGGATTTTTATGGTGAACTAAAATTAACCCTCAAATGCAGCTGGATTTTTAATCCAAAGTACAGCAGTGAAAGTAAATATCATTATACAAAGATCTCTATTGTGGATGTCTGCTATTAGATACACAGTactagtattttttaaaatgagaacctTACCTTAGTAACCATGAGTTTTAAAAAGGCTAATCTACTATCAGAGGTTTAAAGGTCAGGTTTAGATTTCCCAGAATGTCTTAATAAGTGGACATTTCAGAGCCTGCGGGTTGGTCACTTACTGGGTTAAAAATGCTTTGGTGTCAACATACAATGGTGATAAGAACTTTagatggagagagtccagcagcaacattggggtggggaggggggtagaaATTAGGAAATGAGTGTGAGGAAGAGCAGGTCAAAAATGTCAGATTTCAGAAACtttcaatgaaaaaaaagattttcacaAAATTATTTGCAAATCTGTGTCCTATTTTTGACCACTTCTCATCTGCAGTGGCCATTTCTGCAATACGGATTAATTTTTACAAAGTAATTTTGGTCAAAGAAgctgttctttttattatttatattgcaccaTGAGCCTGAAAAGCACTTTATAGACCTGTAGGACAACAAAGATCCCTGAAGATCTTACATGTTGAAGGCAGCTGAGTGTAACAGTTCCCAGTTCTCTAGGGTCCAGGTTGTCAAGAACCGTAGTAT comes from the Mauremys mutica isolate MM-2020 ecotype Southern chromosome 18, ASM2049712v1, whole genome shotgun sequence genome and includes:
- the LOC123352315 gene encoding ficolin-2-like; amino-acid sequence: MGRAAQKTLISLLWLAATICKAEDTCPEVRIVGLSGSDKLAVLQGCPGFPGAAGAKGDPGAAGMRGERGPAGAPGVKGDKGASGTLGTVGEEELDNIQCQKGAKNCKELLARGNILSGWYTIYPHDCNAITVLCDMDTDGGGWIVFQRRVDGSVDFYRDWSSYKRGFGSRLSEFWLGNDNIHLLTSLGTNELRVDLRDFDNKYQFATFGSFKIAGETEKYKLILGAFVNGTAGDSLTIHNHMPFTTQDRNNDQYSGNCATSFKGAWWYRECHWSNLNGLYLRGAHESYADGVNWRTGKGHKYSYKVSEMKFRPV